Proteins co-encoded in one Dasypus novemcinctus isolate mDasNov1 chromosome 18, mDasNov1.1.hap2, whole genome shotgun sequence genomic window:
- the TMEM147 gene encoding BOS complex subunit TMEM147: protein MTLFHFGNCFALAYFPYFITYKCSGLSEYNAFWKCVQAGVTYLFVQLCKMLFLATFFPTWEGGIYDFIGEFMKATVDVADLIGLNLVMSRNAGKGEYKIMVAALGWATAELIMSRCIPLWVGARGIEFDWKYIQMSIDSNISLVHYIVAAAQVWMITRYDLYHTFRPAVLLLMFLSVYKAFVMETLVHLCSLGSWTALLARAVVTGLLALSTLALYVAVVNVHS, encoded by the exons ATGACGCTCTTCCACTTCGGGAACTGCTTCGCCCTCGCCTACTTCCCCTACTTCATCACGTACAAGTGCAGCGGCCT GTCTGAGTACAACGCCTTCTGGAAATGCGTCCAGGCCGGGGTCACCTACCTCTTCGTGCAGCTGTGCAAG ATGCTGTTCCTGGCCACCTTCTTTCCCACCTGGGAAGGTGGCATCTATGACTTCATTGGT GAGTTCATGAAGGCCACTGTAGATGTGGCCGACCTGATAGGCCTGAACCTCGTCATGTCCCGAAACGCCGGCAAGGGGGAGTACAAGATCATGGTGGCTGCCCTGGGCTGGGCTACCGCTGAACTCATTATGTCCCG CTGTATCCCCCTCTGGGTCGGAGCCCGGGGCATCGAGTTTGACTGGAAGTACATCCAAATGAGCATTGACTCCAACATCAGTCTG GTCCATTACATCGTGGCAGCTGCCCAAGTCTGGATGATAACACGCTACGACCTCTACCACACCTTCCGGCCGGCAGTCCTCCTGCTGATGTTCCTTAGCGTCTATAAGGCCTTCGTCATGGA GACCCTCGTCCACCTGTGCTCCCTGGGCAGCTGGACAGCACTGCTGGCCCGAGCGGTGGTGACAGGACTGCTGGCCCTCAGCACCCTGGCTCTGTATGTTGCCGTTGTCAACGTGCACTCCTAG
- the GAPDHS gene encoding glyceraldehyde-3-phosphate dehydrogenase, testis-specific isoform X1, with protein MSKRDIVLTNVTVVQLLRQPCPVARAPPPPEPRVECEPPPEPEPQRPPQPEPQPVTESAPAPPPPPKKVRELTVGINGFGRIGRLVMRICMKKGLKVVAVNDPFIDAEYMVYMFKYDSTHGRYQGSVECKNGQLFVDNREIKVFQCKEPKDIPWRSLGNPYVVECTGVYLSLEAASEHITAGAHRVIICAPSPDAPTFVMGVNEKEYNPSSMNVVSNASCTTNCLAPLAKVIHEQFGIEEGLMTTVHSYTATQKTVDGPSKKAWRDGRGAHQNIIPASTGAAKAVGKVIPELKGKLTGMAFRVPTPDVSVVDLTCRLAQPTSYTTIKGAIKAAAKGPMAGILAYTEDEVVSTDFLGDSHSCIFDAKAGIALNNNFVKLISWYDNEYGYSHRVVDLMCYMFSQDK; from the exons ATGTCGAAACGCGACATCGTCCTCACCAACGTCACTGTTGTCCAGCTGCTGCGACAGCCATGTCCGG TGGCCAGAGCACCACCTCCTCCGGAGCCCAGGGTTGAGTGTGAGCCCCCGCCTGAGCCGGAGCCCCAGCGCCCACCACAACCGGAACCACAGCCAGTCACTGAGAGTGCGCCAGCCCCACCTCCACCACCCAAGAAGGTTCGGGAGTTGACTGTGGGCATCAATGG ATTTGGACGTATTGGGCGCCTGGTGATGCGCATCTGCATGAAGAAGGGCTTGAAGGTGGTGGCAGTGAATGATCCGTTCATTGACGCAGAGTACATG GTGTACATGTTTAAGTATGACTCCACCCATGGCAGATACCAGGGGAGTGTGGAATGCAAGAACGGACAGCTGTTTGTGGATAACCGAGAGATCAAGGTCTTCCAGTG CAAGGAACCCAAAGACATCCCCTGGAGGTCCCTCGGGAATCCTTACGTGGTGGAGTGCACAGGCGTATACCTCTCCTTAGAGGCGGCTTCG GAACACATCACAGCAGGGGCCCACCGTGTGATCATCTGTGCACCCTCACCAGATGCACCCACCTTTGTCATGGGCGTGAATGAAAAGGAGTATAACCCTAGCTCCATGAACGTTGTCAG CAATGCCTCCTGCACCACCAACTGTCTGGCGCCCTTGGCCAAAGTCATCCACGAGCAGTTTGGGATCGAGGAAGGGCTGATG ACTACAGTCCATTCCTACACGGCCACCCAGAAGACAGTGGATGGGCCATCGAAGAAGGCCTGGCGAGATGGACGGGGGGCCCACCAGAACATCATCCCAGCCTCTACAGGGGCTGCCAAGGCTGTGGGGAAAGTCATCCCAGAGCTCAAAGG GAAGCTAACAGGAATGGCTTTCCGGGTGCCAACCCCAGATGTGTCTGTTGTGGACCTGACCTGCCGTCTAGCCCAGCCTACCTCATACACAACCATCAAGGGGGCCATAAAAGCAGCAGCCAAAGGACCCATGGCTGGCATCCTTGCCTATACCGAGGATGAG GTGGTCTCCACTGACTTCCTCGGCGACTCCCACTCATGCATCTTCGATGCCAAAGCTGGAATTGCGCTCAACAACAACTTCGTGAAACTCATTTCCTG GTACGACAACGAATATGGCTACAGTCACCGGGTGGTCGACCTCATGTGTTACATGTTCAGCCAAGACAAGTGA
- the GAPDHS gene encoding glyceraldehyde-3-phosphate dehydrogenase, testis-specific isoform X2: MSKRDIVLTNVTVVQLLRQPCPVARAPPPPEPRVECEPPPEPEPQRPPQPEPQPVTESAPAPPPPPKKVRELTVGINGFGRIGRLVMRICMKKGLKVVAVNDPFIDAEYMVYMFKYDSTHGRYQGSVECKNGQLFVDNREIKVFQCKEPKDIPWRSLGNPYVVECTGVYLSLEAASEHITAGAHRVIICAPSPDAPTFVMGVNEKEYNPSSMNVVSNASCTTNCLAPLAKVIHEQFGIEEGLMTTVHSYTATQKTVDGPSKKAWRDGRGAHQNIIPASTGAAKAVGKVIPELKGKLTGMAFRVPTPDVSVVDLTCRLAQPTSYTTIKGAIKAAAKGPMAGILAYTEDEVQSWELSSSHLKAPSRHPT, from the exons ATGTCGAAACGCGACATCGTCCTCACCAACGTCACTGTTGTCCAGCTGCTGCGACAGCCATGTCCGG TGGCCAGAGCACCACCTCCTCCGGAGCCCAGGGTTGAGTGTGAGCCCCCGCCTGAGCCGGAGCCCCAGCGCCCACCACAACCGGAACCACAGCCAGTCACTGAGAGTGCGCCAGCCCCACCTCCACCACCCAAGAAGGTTCGGGAGTTGACTGTGGGCATCAATGG ATTTGGACGTATTGGGCGCCTGGTGATGCGCATCTGCATGAAGAAGGGCTTGAAGGTGGTGGCAGTGAATGATCCGTTCATTGACGCAGAGTACATG GTGTACATGTTTAAGTATGACTCCACCCATGGCAGATACCAGGGGAGTGTGGAATGCAAGAACGGACAGCTGTTTGTGGATAACCGAGAGATCAAGGTCTTCCAGTG CAAGGAACCCAAAGACATCCCCTGGAGGTCCCTCGGGAATCCTTACGTGGTGGAGTGCACAGGCGTATACCTCTCCTTAGAGGCGGCTTCG GAACACATCACAGCAGGGGCCCACCGTGTGATCATCTGTGCACCCTCACCAGATGCACCCACCTTTGTCATGGGCGTGAATGAAAAGGAGTATAACCCTAGCTCCATGAACGTTGTCAG CAATGCCTCCTGCACCACCAACTGTCTGGCGCCCTTGGCCAAAGTCATCCACGAGCAGTTTGGGATCGAGGAAGGGCTGATG ACTACAGTCCATTCCTACACGGCCACCCAGAAGACAGTGGATGGGCCATCGAAGAAGGCCTGGCGAGATGGACGGGGGGCCCACCAGAACATCATCCCAGCCTCTACAGGGGCTGCCAAGGCTGTGGGGAAAGTCATCCCAGAGCTCAAAGG GAAGCTAACAGGAATGGCTTTCCGGGTGCCAACCCCAGATGTGTCTGTTGTGGACCTGACCTGCCGTCTAGCCCAGCCTACCTCATACACAACCATCAAGGGGGCCATAAAAGCAGCAGCCAAAGGACCCATGGCTGGCATCCTTGCCTATACCGAGGATGAG GTCCAGTCCTGGGAACTTTCCAGTTCTCACCTAAAGGCACCTTCACGCCACCCCACATGA